In the Gemmatimonadota bacterium genome, GTTGCTTTTTGTTGGAAATTTTCTTGTGTGGGTTCCAAAACGTAATGGTGAATAGCTGCAAGATTCTCGTTGAGAAGAATGACGCCAATGGACTCGCCTGTTTTGGCAAGCGTCGAAACCCCAAAGAGCGATTTGCCTTGAAGATCACTGACGGACCCGGTGGTTCTTTTGCCAAAGCTACTGACAAAAACCAGAAAATCGCCAAACCCAATCGCACCATCGCCATTTAGATCGTATCTTGCCTCATACATCTTTTGACCTTCCTGAGACCCAAACGCGCCTACAAACAGCAAAAAGTCGAGAAAATCGACCACACCACTCTCATCAAAATCGGGCGAAGATATCGCAGACAACGGTTGGGTCAACAGTGCTATGGCTGAGTTTTGAAACACCAATGCATCTCTCCAGGCACTGTGAGACACCCCCAAAAACAGCAGACAAATGACAAGAGATTTCATAATCCTCCTTACTTTAAATAATAATCAGCAACCAAAGTATAGGAGAGGGTAGGCCAAAGGGAGGTGGCCAATGTCACACCACGTCACATCAGCCGACAATGACAGGACTACCCTCTCTATTTTTATCTCCTTACATTTCAGCCAGATTTTATTATCAGCATACCCTCACCACTGGCAGCTTGCTGAAACACAGTTTGCCCAGCTACCGCGATATAGGGTTCAGCCCAGGGGCTTTAGAGCTTGGTTTGCGGATGGCGGGTATGCTGATGCCTACTTTTACATGCTAAAAAACGAAAGCCGTGCAAAGGAGAGACGCCACACAACTGGGAGAGAAATTTTGGATCTGGTAAAATGTGGCAGCCTCTGTTTTTGTATGTTTCATATCACGTCAAAAAATGGACTATTAGACAAAAGGCAAAGATGATCACAAAAATAAAAACCATCAGCCCCACCATCTGGCAAAGCTCAATCAGTTTTCTATTTGTAAATGCCGCCATTGCAAGTATAAAGTTTGCGAGTATGATAAAACCTATAGCGATGTACCACCCCCAAAACATTCTTTTTTTGCTCCTCCTGATTATCCCTCTGTTTTACTACTCCCTATAACGCAAAAACCGTGCCAGTTTTTAGCAAACGGACTAATTCATTGCAGCTAAAGGGGTTATGGCATCTTCAGGGCGTTTCGGGATTTTTTGATGCAATACGCGCCGATAAAATCGTGATGAAATCAATTGGTTTCGTCGAGTTCTTATTCGGTTATTTCCGGTCGCCTTCCTGCGGAGGTGTAAAGTGTTAGATGATGTGGATAAATGGATCTCATGTAATTTAGAAAACGTTTGTTTTCATGTCAAGGGTTATTGAGTGGGAGATTATAGTCCATATCCCGGAGTGCTATAAAAGCCCGTCGATCACCACGGATTGACGGGCTTTTTCATTTCTTGGTAGCCCAACCGTGCCACTCACTGAGAAAACTGGGAATCTGGGACACCCATCGCCCCTCTAGAATGAGTACCGGATGGACCGGGCTTCTCAGCTTACCCTTATACCTTACTTTCACGTATGAGGCAGGCGCCATTGGGAGAGGTTATCTAAGCCTCTGGTGGTCAGACGACCAATGCACAGAGTATCTTCTTGGTTGGTACAAGGATGGCGAACTGACACAGAATCGTGAAGAAGCCACGCCGGTTGCGTTCACTGGCATCTCCTCAAGCATTGAGTGGATACTTCCTGCACACCCGGATGCGCTTCCGCGACTGAAGGAACAAAAAAGAGCAGGCTGTAAATAGGTTGGATGATATGCTTCCTCTGGGACCGTCTGCAAGGCACATCTATCGCGCGAAAAAAGAGAGCACAAAAAAGCCCGTCAATCATCACCGATTGACGGGCTTTCTTATTTTTTTTGGTAGCGGGGGGGGGATTTGAACCCCCGACCTTTGGGTTATGAGCCCAACGAGCTACCAGGCTGCTCCACCCCGCGACCCTGTGTCCAGGTAAGCAGTAAAAAAGAACGGGATTTTGGGGTTATTGTCAAGCTATTTCTGCGGTTTGTCGTTTTGTATTTGTGTCTCTTCAACGTGTTCTGGTCGATCCTGGGAAGGCGCTCCGCGTTTGGTAATTTTTACCCGTGTAATGCGCTGTCCTACGACTTCGAGGATTTCAAAAAGCAAATTTCCGTGTTCTAAATTTTCATCTATCTGGGGTACGTGTCCAAGAACGTTGTATATAAATCCGCCGAGCGTTTCGTAACCGTTTTGTGGCAGTTCGACGTTGAGCACGATATTGAGGTCTTCGATGTCAATGCGCGCATCTACTACGAGCATTTTGCCCTCTTCGCGCCATTCAAAAAGCGGTTCTTCATCGTCGTATTCATCTTGAATTTCACCGACGATTTCTTCGATAATATCTTCCATTGTAACAAGGCCAGACGTTCCACCATATTCTCCGACAACAATCGCCATGTGTACTTTTTCGCGCTTAAATTCGGCCATTAACTCGGCGAGTGTTTTATTTTCTGGCACAAAGTATGGCGTACGCATGATCTCTGGGATAGACCACGGCTGATTGGTCGCCAGATTGAGCAAAATATCTTTGACATACACGACGCCTTTAATGTTGTCGATTCGCTCTTCATAGATGGGAATTCGCGAGTGCCAGGATTGTTGGATCAGTTCGAGAAGCTCTTTAGGCGTGGCCGTTACCTCGGCAGAAATTATATCTATGCGCGGGATCATCACCTCCTTGACCGTTGTTTCGTCAAATTCAAAGATGCCCTCTATCATTTCTCTTTCTTCTGCTTCGATTATGCCTTCTTCTGTTTCCGATTCGACGATATTTCGCAATTCTTCTTCTTTTAGTGCTCTGCTATCGTCTTCGCTCAAGAAAATAGTTTGCGCTTTTTGCAACAGGAGTGTGGGAATGACGAGAATAAAATAAAAGGGCAAAAAACATATCGGCAAAAAGGGCAGAGGGCGGTCTGATCCTTCTTCTCTTCGGTAGGGGGGGACGATGCTGCGAATGATCAGGGCGATAAATACATAAAGCGAGATGAGCAATGCTGCGCCGAGATACAGCCAGAAACCCGGTTTGAACATCTGAAAAAGAATGGATAGCAGTGCCAGAGCACCTATGGATATGGCGATTGTCTGA is a window encoding:
- a CDS encoding hemolysin family protein; this translates as MDDPWPAVFITIASIVLTAAFSRLGSIVVSRTTLERLHEEKIARAGLYLWLYRSRDFVSLMVLLGQTIAISIGALALLSILFQMFKPGFWLYLGAALLISLYVFIALIIRSIVPPYRREEGSDRPLPFLPICFLPFYFILVIPTLLLQKAQTIFLSEDDSRALKEEELRNIVESETEEGIIEAEEREMIEGIFEFDETTVKEVMIPRIDIISAEVTATPKELLELIQQSWHSRIPIYEERIDNIKGVVYVKDILLNLATNQPWSIPEIMRTPYFVPENKTLAELMAEFKREKVHMAIVVGEYGGTSGLVTMEDIIEEIVGEIQDEYDDEEPLFEWREEGKMLVVDARIDIEDLNIVLNVELPQNGYETLGGFIYNVLGHVPQIDENLEHGNLLFEILEVVGQRITRVKITKRGAPSQDRPEHVEETQIQNDKPQK